In one Cronobacter dublinensis subsp. dublinensis LMG 23823 genomic region, the following are encoded:
- a CDS encoding YhgN family NAAT transporter — MNDILSAAVLLILIMDPLGNLPIFMSVLKHTEPKRRRAIMVRELFIALLLMLIFLFAGEKILAFLNLRAETVSISGGIILFLIAIKMIFPSQEGNSTGLPAGEEPFIVPLAIPLVAGPTLLATLMLLSHQYPNQMGHLVIALLLAWGGTFVILLQSSLFLRLLGEKGVNALERLMGLVLVMLATQMFLDGIRAWMKG; from the coding sequence ATGAATGACATTCTCTCCGCCGCCGTCCTGCTGATCCTGATTATGGATCCGCTGGGCAACCTGCCGATTTTCATGTCGGTGCTCAAGCATACCGAGCCGAAACGCCGCAGGGCGATAATGGTGCGCGAGCTGTTTATCGCGCTGCTGCTGATGCTTATTTTCCTGTTCGCAGGCGAGAAAATTCTCGCGTTCCTGAACCTGCGCGCGGAGACGGTTTCTATTTCCGGCGGCATTATTCTCTTCCTGATTGCTATCAAAATGATTTTCCCAAGCCAGGAAGGCAACAGCACCGGCCTGCCTGCGGGCGAAGAGCCGTTTATCGTGCCGCTGGCAATCCCGCTGGTAGCGGGCCCGACGCTGCTCGCGACGCTCATGCTGCTCTCGCATCAGTATCCGAATCAGATGGGGCATCTGGTTATCGCGCTGCTGCTCGCCTGGGGCGGCACGTTTGTCATCCTGTTGCAGTCGTCGCTGTTCCTGCGCCTGCTCGGCGAAAAAGGCGTGAACGCGCTGGAGCGCCTGATGGGCCTGGTGCTGGTTATGCTCGCCACCCAGATGTTCCTGGACGGCATCCGGGCGTGGATGAAGGGTTAA
- the gntU gene encoding gluconate transporter produces MNTLTLVLTAVGSVLLLLFLVMKARMHAFVALMVVSIGAGLFSGMPLDKIAATMEKGMGGTLGFLAVVVALGAMFGKILHETGAVDQIAVKMLKSFGHSRAHYAIGLAGLICALPLFFEVAIVLLISVAFSMARHTGTNLVKLVIPLFAGVAAAAAFLLPGPAPMLLASQMHADFGWMILIGLCAAIPGMLVAGPLFGNFISRHVELQIPDDISEPHLGEGKLPSFGFSLALILLPLVLVGLKTIAARFTEQGSTLYEWLQFIGHPFTAILVACLVAIYGLARRQGMEKEKVMAVCGQALQPAGIILLVIGAGGVFKQVLVDSGVGPALGEALTGMGLPIAVTCFVLAAAVRIIQGSATVACLTAVGLVMPVIDQLHFSGAQLAALSICIAGGSIVVSHVNDAGFWLFGKFTGATEGETLKTWTMMETLLGTTGAIVGMIAFTLLS; encoded by the coding sequence GTGAATACATTAACCCTCGTTTTAACGGCAGTAGGGTCCGTCTTACTTCTGTTATTTTTAGTGATGAAGGCGCGTATGCACGCCTTCGTGGCGCTGATGGTCGTTTCGATCGGCGCCGGGCTTTTCTCCGGTATGCCGCTCGATAAAATCGCCGCCACCATGGAAAAAGGCATGGGCGGTACGCTCGGCTTTCTGGCGGTCGTCGTGGCGCTGGGCGCGATGTTCGGCAAAATCCTGCATGAAACCGGCGCAGTGGACCAGATTGCGGTCAAAATGCTGAAATCGTTCGGCCACAGCCGCGCGCACTACGCCATTGGTCTCGCGGGCCTTATCTGCGCGCTGCCGCTGTTTTTCGAGGTGGCCATTGTGCTGCTGATTAGCGTCGCGTTCTCGATGGCGCGCCACACAGGCACCAATCTCGTGAAGCTCGTGATCCCGCTGTTCGCGGGCGTTGCCGCGGCAGCCGCGTTCCTGCTGCCGGGGCCCGCGCCGATGCTGCTTGCCTCGCAGATGCACGCCGATTTTGGCTGGATGATTTTAATCGGCCTGTGCGCAGCCATTCCCGGCATGCTGGTGGCGGGGCCGCTTTTTGGCAACTTCATCAGCCGTCACGTCGAGTTGCAGATCCCTGATGATATCAGCGAGCCGCATCTGGGCGAGGGCAAACTGCCGTCCTTCGGCTTTAGCCTGGCGCTTATCCTGCTGCCGCTGGTGCTGGTCGGCCTGAAAACCATCGCCGCGCGCTTTACCGAGCAGGGCTCGACGCTCTACGAATGGCTGCAGTTTATCGGCCATCCGTTTACCGCGATTCTGGTCGCGTGCCTGGTCGCGATTTACGGGTTGGCGCGCCGTCAGGGCATGGAAAAAGAAAAGGTCATGGCGGTCTGTGGCCAGGCGCTGCAACCGGCGGGCATCATTCTGCTGGTGATTGGCGCAGGCGGGGTGTTTAAGCAGGTGCTGGTGGATTCCGGCGTCGGCCCGGCGCTCGGCGAAGCGCTGACCGGCATGGGGCTGCCGATTGCCGTTACCTGCTTTGTGCTGGCGGCGGCGGTGCGCATTATTCAGGGCTCCGCGACCGTGGCCTGCCTCACCGCCGTCGGGTTGGTGATGCCGGTTATCGACCAGCTTCACTTCTCCGGCGCGCAGCTCGCAGCGCTCTCCATCTGTATCGCGGGTGGCTCGATTGTGGTGAGTCACGTCAACGACGCCGGGTTCTGGCTGTTCGGTAAGTTTACCGGCGCCACCGAAGGGGAGACGCTGAAAACCTGGACGATGATGGAAACGCTGCTCGGCACCACGGGCGCCATTGTCGGGATGATCGCGTTTACGCTGCTTTCCTGA
- the gntK gene encoding gluconokinase: MSTTNHDHHIYILMGVSGSGKSVVASEVAHRLKAAFLDGDFLHPRRNIMKMASGDPLNDDDRTPWLQALNDAAFAMQRTNKVSLIVCSALKKRYRDILRSGNPNLSFIWLKGDFEVIESRLRARKGHFFKPQMLVTQFEALEAPQDDEKDVLIVDINPSLDDVIDSTIALINKGQ; encoded by the coding sequence ATGAGCACGACCAATCATGATCACCACATTTATATCCTGATGGGCGTTTCCGGCAGCGGGAAATCCGTTGTCGCCAGCGAAGTCGCGCATCGTCTGAAAGCGGCGTTTCTGGATGGCGACTTTCTGCATCCGCGCCGCAACATTATGAAAATGGCGTCCGGCGATCCGCTTAACGACGATGACCGCACGCCGTGGCTGCAGGCGCTTAACGACGCCGCCTTCGCGATGCAGCGCACCAATAAAGTGTCGCTGATCGTCTGTTCGGCGCTGAAAAAACGCTATCGCGATATCCTGCGCAGCGGCAACCCGAACCTCTCTTTCATCTGGCTGAAGGGCGATTTCGAGGTGATCGAAAGCCGCCTGCGCGCGCGTAAAGGGCACTTCTTCAAGCCGCAAATGCTGGTAACCCAGTTCGAAGCGCTGGAAGCCCCACAGGACGATGAAAAAGATGTGCTGATTGTGGATATTAATCCGTCGCTTGACGACGTTATCGACAGCACGATTGCGCTTATCAACAAAGGCCAGTAA
- the gntR gene encoding gluconate operon transcriptional repressor GntR, which yields MKKRRPVLQDVADRVGVTKMTISRYLRNPEQVSLALRSKIAAALDELGYIPNRAPDILSNATSRAIGVLLPSLTNQVFAEVLRGIESVIDAHGYQTMLAHYGYKPELEQERLESMLSWNIDGLILTERNHTPRTLKMIEVAGIPVVELMDSVSPCLDIAVGFDNFDAARQMTAEIIARGHRHVAYLGARLDERTIMKQKGYEQAMLDAGLTPYSVMVEHSSSFSTGSELLRQARREYPQLDSIFCTNDDLAIGAAFECQRLGLRIPDDMAIAGFHGHDIGQVMEPQLASVLTPRERMGRIGAERLLARIRGESVTPQRLDLGFTLSPGGSI from the coding sequence ATGAAAAAGAGAAGACCGGTACTTCAGGATGTGGCCGATCGCGTCGGCGTGACCAAAATGACCATCAGCCGCTATCTGCGCAACCCCGAGCAAGTCTCGCTGGCACTGCGCAGTAAAATTGCGGCGGCGCTTGATGAGCTTGGCTACATTCCCAACCGCGCGCCGGATATTCTCTCCAACGCCACCAGCCGCGCCATCGGCGTGCTGCTGCCTTCCCTGACCAACCAGGTGTTCGCCGAAGTCTTACGCGGCATCGAAAGCGTCATTGACGCGCACGGTTATCAGACCATGCTCGCCCACTACGGCTACAAGCCGGAACTGGAACAAGAGCGCCTGGAATCGATGCTCTCCTGGAATATCGACGGGCTGATTTTAACCGAGCGCAACCACACGCCGCGCACGCTGAAGATGATTGAAGTCGCGGGCATTCCGGTCGTGGAGCTGATGGACAGCGTCTCGCCCTGTCTCGATATCGCCGTGGGTTTTGATAACTTCGACGCCGCGCGCCAGATGACGGCGGAAATTATCGCCCGCGGCCATCGCCACGTCGCGTATCTCGGCGCGCGCCTGGATGAACGCACCATCATGAAACAGAAAGGCTACGAGCAGGCGATGCTCGACGCGGGCCTGACGCCTTACAGCGTCATGGTGGAACACTCGTCATCGTTCTCGACCGGCAGCGAACTGCTGCGCCAGGCGCGCCGCGAATATCCGCAGCTCGACAGTATTTTCTGCACCAACGACGATCTCGCGATCGGCGCCGCGTTCGAGTGCCAGCGCCTGGGCCTGCGTATTCCTGACGATATGGCGATTGCCGGTTTTCACGGCCACGATATCGGGCAGGTGATGGAGCCGCAGCTCGCGAGCGTGCTCACGCCACGCGAGCGCATGGGGCGTATCGGCGCGGAGCGTTTGCTGGCGCGGATCCGTGGAGAAAGCGTCACGCCGCAGAGGCTTGATCTCGGGTTTACGCTCTCGCCAGGCGGCTCCATTTAA
- a CDS encoding pirin family protein translates to MIYLRKANERGHANHGWLDSWHTFSFANYYDPNFMGFSALRVINDDVIDAGQGFGTHPHKDMEILTYVLEGAVEHQDSMGNKEQVPAGEFQIMSAGTGVRHSEYNPSATDRLRLYQIWIIPSENGIEPRYEQRRFDAAQGRQLVLSPDARDGSLKVHQDMELSRWALLSGEEGEYAPAAGRRVWIQVVKGEVTINGTRATTSDGLAIWDEATLAIHADSDSEILLFDLPPV, encoded by the coding sequence ATGATTTATTTACGCAAAGCAAACGAACGCGGCCACGCGAATCACGGCTGGCTGGATTCCTGGCACACCTTCTCTTTCGCAAACTATTACGACCCGAATTTCATGGGCTTTTCCGCCCTGCGAGTGATTAACGACGACGTCATCGATGCCGGTCAGGGCTTCGGTACGCACCCGCATAAAGATATGGAAATCCTGACCTACGTGCTGGAAGGCGCGGTAGAGCATCAGGACAGCATGGGCAACAAAGAGCAGGTGCCTGCCGGCGAGTTCCAGATAATGAGCGCCGGCACCGGGGTTCGCCACTCGGAATACAACCCGAGCGCCACCGACCGTCTGCGTCTGTACCAGATTTGGATCATTCCGTCTGAAAACGGCATCGAGCCGCGTTATGAACAGCGCCGCTTCGACGCCGCCCAGGGCCGCCAGCTGGTACTGTCGCCGGATGCCCGCGACGGCTCGCTGAAAGTGCATCAGGATATGGAACTGTCGCGCTGGGCGCTGCTCAGTGGCGAAGAGGGCGAGTACGCGCCGGCCGCCGGTCGCCGCGTCTGGATCCAGGTGGTAAAAGGCGAGGTGACCATTAACGGCACCCGTGCGACCACCAGCGACGGCCTGGCTATCTGGGACGAAGCGACGCTGGCTATCCACGCCGACAGCGACAGCGAAATTCTGCTGTTCGATCTGCCGCCGGTCTGA
- a CDS encoding oxidoreductase — protein sequence MTINCAFIGFGKSTTRYHLPYVLHRKETFHVAHIFRRHPKPELESHPRYQHIHFTSDLDDILKDDSVKLVVICTHADSHFDYAKRALEAGKNVLVEKPFTTSIADARLLLDLAKSKGLVVTPYQNRRFDSCFLTTRKVIESGKLGEIVEIESHFDYYRPEAETKPGLPEDGMFFGLGVHTMDQIISLFGRPDHVSYDIRSLRNKANPDDTFEAQLFYGDLKAIVKTSHYVKIDYPKFIVHGKKGSFIKYGIDQQETSLKAGVMPGEPGFAADDSIGRLEYVNVQGETVREEVKPEEGDYGRVYDALYETLVNGAPNYVRESDVLTNMEILERGFEQASPATVTLAK from the coding sequence ATGACGATTAACTGCGCTTTTATTGGCTTTGGCAAAAGCACCACTCGCTACCATCTTCCCTACGTTTTACACCGCAAAGAGACGTTCCACGTCGCGCACATCTTCCGCCGTCACCCCAAACCGGAGCTGGAAAGCCACCCGCGTTATCAGCACATCCATTTCACAAGCGATCTGGATGACATCCTGAAAGACGATTCGGTCAAACTGGTGGTTATCTGCACCCACGCCGACAGCCACTTCGACTACGCGAAACGCGCGCTGGAGGCGGGTAAAAACGTGCTGGTGGAAAAACCGTTCACCACCAGTATCGCGGATGCGCGCCTGCTGCTGGATCTGGCGAAGAGCAAAGGGCTGGTGGTCACGCCCTATCAGAACCGCCGCTTTGACTCCTGCTTTCTTACGACCCGCAAGGTGATTGAGAGCGGCAAGCTCGGCGAGATTGTCGAAATCGAAAGCCATTTCGATTACTACCGCCCGGAGGCGGAAACCAAACCGGGCCTGCCGGAAGACGGCATGTTCTTTGGGCTTGGCGTACATACGATGGATCAGATTATTTCGTTGTTTGGCCGTCCCGATCACGTCAGCTACGACATCCGCAGCCTGCGCAATAAGGCGAACCCGGACGACACCTTCGAGGCGCAGCTGTTCTATGGCGATTTGAAAGCCATCGTGAAGACCAGCCATTACGTGAAAATCGACTACCCGAAATTTATCGTCCACGGCAAAAAGGGCTCGTTTATCAAATATGGCATCGATCAGCAGGAGACCAGCCTGAAAGCGGGCGTGATGCCGGGCGAGCCGGGGTTTGCTGCGGATGACAGCATCGGGCGGCTGGAGTATGTCAACGTGCAGGGCGAAACGGTGCGTGAAGAGGTAAAACCGGAAGAGGGCGACTATGGGCGGGTCTACGACGCGCTCTATGAGACCCTCGTCAACGGCGCGCCAAATTATGTCAGAGAATCTGATGTGCTCACCAACATGGAGATCCTCGAACGCGGCTTCGAGCAGGCGTCTCCCGCCACGGTAACCCTTGCGAAATAA
- the yhhY gene encoding N-acetyltransferase yields the protein MNEIVVRHAEAEDAQALQQIHTMSEIIHNTLQIPHPSLAMWRDRLGAPQPGRRQLVACIGEQVVGHLALTVEQNPRRSHVATFGMSVHPAWRNRGVASALIREMVNLCDNWLRIERIELTVFVDNAPALAVYRKFGFETEGTGRRYALRDGEYVDAYFMARMKAA from the coding sequence ATGAATGAAATCGTCGTAAGACATGCGGAAGCGGAAGACGCGCAGGCGTTGCAGCAGATCCACACGATGTCGGAAATTATCCATAACACGCTGCAAATCCCGCACCCGTCCCTTGCCATGTGGCGCGACCGGCTCGGCGCGCCGCAGCCTGGGCGTCGTCAGCTTGTGGCGTGTATTGGCGAGCAGGTGGTGGGGCATCTGGCCTTGACGGTCGAGCAGAACCCGCGTCGCAGCCATGTGGCGACGTTTGGAATGAGCGTGCATCCGGCGTGGCGCAATCGCGGCGTGGCCTCGGCGTTAATACGTGAAATGGTGAACCTGTGCGATAACTGGCTGCGTATCGAGCGGATCGAGCTGACGGTGTTCGTCGATAACGCGCCTGCGCTGGCGGTATATCGTAAATTCGGCTTTGAGACGGAAGGCACCGGCCGCCGTTACGCCCTGCGCGACGGCGAGTATGTGGATGCGTATTTTATGGCGCGGATGAAGGCGGCTTAA
- the ggt gene encoding gamma-glutamyltransferase, producing the protein MMMQWKTVRQTAIAALAAAFCLSAAAAPPPVAAPAPVSYGVEEDVFHPVRAEHGMVASVDAAATQVGVDVLKQGGNAVDAAVAVGFALAVTHPQAGNLGGGGFMMLRTKDGKVTAIDFREMAPEKATRDMFLDAQGNADSKKSLTSHLASGTPGSVAGFALALQKYGTMPLDKVIQPAITLARDGFTVNDALAVDLKTYGVETLPNHPSSKAIFWKPDGNPYQKGDKLVQANLAKSLELIAKEGPDAFYKGPIADQIADEMAKNGGLITKADLANYHAVERTPVSGEYRGYQVYSMPPPSSGGIHIVQILNILENFDLHKYGFGSADAMQVMAEAEKYAYADRSEYLGDPDFVKVPWQALTSKAYAKTLAQQIDVNKARPSKDIKPGNLAPYESNQTTHFSVVDKDGNAVAVTYTLNTTFGSGIVAGDTGILMNNQMDDFSAKPGTPNVYGLVGGDANAVGPKKRPLSSMSPTIVVKDGKTWLVTGSPGGSRIITTVLQMVVNTIDYGMNVAEATNAPRFHHQWLPDQLWVEKGFSPDTLKLLREKGQNVAVKEAMGSTQSIMIGPDGALYGASDPRSVDDLTAGY; encoded by the coding sequence ATGATGATGCAGTGGAAAACCGTACGCCAGACCGCGATAGCCGCGCTGGCGGCAGCTTTTTGCTTATCGGCGGCGGCAGCGCCTCCACCCGTTGCGGCGCCCGCGCCGGTCTCCTATGGCGTTGAGGAGGATGTGTTTCATCCGGTGCGCGCCGAGCATGGCATGGTGGCGTCTGTGGATGCCGCCGCGACCCAGGTGGGCGTTGATGTGCTGAAACAGGGCGGCAACGCGGTGGACGCGGCGGTCGCGGTGGGCTTCGCGCTGGCCGTCACGCACCCGCAGGCCGGTAATCTCGGCGGCGGCGGCTTTATGATGCTGCGCACCAAAGACGGCAAAGTGACCGCCATTGATTTTCGCGAGATGGCGCCAGAGAAAGCCACGCGCGATATGTTCCTCGACGCGCAGGGCAACGCCGACAGCAAAAAATCGCTCACCTCGCATCTCGCTTCCGGCACGCCGGGCAGCGTCGCGGGCTTCGCGCTGGCGCTGCAAAAATATGGCACGATGCCGCTCGATAAAGTTATTCAGCCCGCCATCACGCTCGCGCGCGACGGCTTTACGGTGAATGACGCGCTGGCGGTTGACTTAAAAACCTACGGTGTGGAGACGCTCCCGAACCACCCGTCCAGCAAAGCGATTTTCTGGAAACCGGACGGCAATCCTTATCAGAAAGGCGACAAGCTGGTGCAGGCGAACCTCGCGAAAAGCCTGGAGCTTATCGCCAAAGAGGGCCCGGACGCGTTTTATAAAGGCCCGATTGCCGACCAGATAGCCGACGAGATGGCGAAAAACGGCGGGCTTATCACCAAAGCCGATCTGGCAAACTACCACGCGGTGGAGCGCACGCCGGTGAGCGGCGAGTATCGCGGCTACCAGGTATATTCGATGCCGCCGCCGTCTTCTGGCGGGATCCACATCGTGCAGATCCTGAATATTCTGGAGAATTTCGATCTGCATAAATATGGCTTCGGCAGCGCTGACGCGATGCAGGTGATGGCTGAGGCGGAAAAATATGCCTACGCCGACCGGTCGGAGTATCTGGGCGACCCGGATTTCGTGAAGGTGCCGTGGCAGGCGCTGACCAGCAAGGCGTACGCCAAAACGCTGGCGCAGCAGATTGACGTGAACAAAGCGCGCCCGTCAAAGGACATCAAGCCTGGCAATCTTGCGCCTTACGAGAGCAACCAGACGACGCATTTTTCGGTCGTCGATAAAGACGGTAACGCGGTGGCGGTGACCTACACGCTGAACACTACCTTCGGCAGCGGTATCGTGGCGGGTGATACCGGTATTCTGATGAATAACCAGATGGACGATTTCTCCGCGAAGCCCGGCACGCCGAACGTCTACGGGCTGGTGGGCGGCGATGCGAACGCCGTGGGGCCGAAGAAGCGTCCGCTCTCGTCGATGTCGCCGACGATTGTCGTGAAGGATGGCAAAACCTGGCTGGTCACCGGCAGCCCGGGCGGCAGCCGCATTATCACCACCGTATTGCAGATGGTGGTGAATACGATCGATTACGGGATGAACGTGGCGGAAGCCACCAACGCGCCGCGTTTCCATCATCAGTGGCTGCCGGATCAGCTGTGGGTGGAGAAGGGCTTTAGCCCGGATACGCTGAAGCTGCTGCGTGAGAAAGGACAGAACGTGGCGGTGAAAGAGGCGATGGGCAGCACCCAGAGCATTATGATTGGCCCGGACGGGGCGCTTTACGGTGCGTCCGACCCGCGCAGCGTCGATGATTTAACGGCGGGGTATTAA
- a CDS encoding DUF2756 family protein, which produces MKRYLLLAAALPLAALAEPINVLNNPNQPGYVIPSQQRLQTQMQSQQLQQKGMLNQQLQTQSRLQQQQLQTQMNNNVARIQQNQPGNLNPQREQVLPNTNGGMLNHQASSPQRLNSNGTMLNSGSSQHMLNSSGSSGVTLNSPQQTHMIQPHQNGDMLRQNGATLNSSSALAP; this is translated from the coding sequence ATGAAACGTTACTTACTGCTTGCCGCCGCGCTGCCGCTGGCGGCGCTGGCCGAGCCCATTAATGTCCTTAACAACCCGAACCAGCCGGGATATGTGATCCCAAGCCAGCAGCGTTTACAGACGCAGATGCAAAGCCAGCAGCTCCAGCAAAAAGGCATGCTGAACCAGCAGCTTCAGACGCAGAGCCGCCTGCAACAGCAGCAGCTGCAAACCCAGATGAACAATAACGTCGCGCGTATTCAACAGAACCAGCCGGGAAACCTGAACCCGCAGCGGGAGCAGGTACTGCCGAACACCAACGGCGGGATGCTGAACCATCAGGCCAGCTCGCCGCAGAGGCTCAACAGTAACGGCACGATGCTCAACAGCGGCAGTTCGCAGCATATGCTGAACAGCAGCGGCAGCAGCGGCGTGACGCTGAACAGCCCTCAGCAAACGCATATGATCCAGCCGCACCAGAACGGTGACATGCTGCGGCAAAACGGCGCGACGCTGAACAGCAGTAGCGCGCTTGCGCCTTAA
- the ugpQ gene encoding glycerophosphodiester phosphodiesterase, whose protein sequence is MSNWPYPPIVAHRGGGRLAPENTLAAIDTGARLGHAMIEFDVKLSKDGQIFLLHDDTLERTSNGWGVAGELNWDELLKVDAGGWYSGAFKGEKLALMSDVAQRCREHHMMANIEIKPTTGADDETGRVVALAARELWQGMTAPLLSSFSVEALAAAQRAVPELPRGLLLDEWRDDWQALTTQLGCVSIHLNHKLLDQARVNQLKDAGLRILVYTVNSPRRALELLAWGVDCICTDAIDEIGPDFRA, encoded by the coding sequence ATGAGCAACTGGCCATATCCTCCGATCGTCGCCCATCGCGGCGGCGGCAGACTGGCGCCGGAAAACACCCTGGCGGCGATCGACACCGGCGCGCGCCTGGGCCACGCCATGATTGAGTTTGACGTCAAGCTGTCGAAAGACGGTCAGATTTTCCTGCTGCATGACGACACGCTGGAGCGCACCAGCAATGGCTGGGGTGTGGCGGGCGAGCTGAACTGGGATGAACTGCTGAAAGTGGATGCTGGCGGCTGGTACAGCGGCGCGTTTAAAGGCGAGAAGCTGGCGCTGATGAGCGACGTGGCGCAGCGCTGCCGCGAGCATCACATGATGGCGAATATCGAAATTAAACCGACGACCGGCGCGGACGACGAAACCGGGCGCGTCGTGGCGCTGGCCGCGCGCGAACTCTGGCAGGGGATGACCGCGCCGCTGCTGTCATCGTTTTCCGTTGAGGCGCTGGCCGCCGCGCAGCGAGCCGTGCCGGAACTGCCGCGCGGGCTGCTGCTGGATGAGTGGCGCGACGACTGGCAGGCGCTGACGACGCAGCTTGGCTGCGTCTCGATTCACCTCAACCATAAGCTGCTGGATCAGGCGCGCGTGAACCAGCTGAAAGACGCCGGGCTGCGCATTCTGGTGTATACCGTGAATTCGCCCCGGCGCGCGCTGGAGCTGCTCGCCTGGGGCGTGGACTGCATCTGTACGGATGCGATTGACGAGATAGGGCCGGATTTCCGCGCTTAA
- a CDS encoding sn-glycerol-3-phosphate import ATP-binding protein UgpC: protein MAGLKLQAVTKSWDNGKTQVIQPLTVDVADGEFIVMVGPSGCGKSTLLRMVAGLERVTSGDIWIDRQRVTEMEPKERGIAMVFQNYALYPHMNVEENMAWGLKIRGMGKAHIDERVKEAARILELDGLLKRRPRELSGGQRQRVAMGRAIVRDPAVFLFDEPLSNLDAKLRVQMRLELQQLHRRLRTTSLYVTHDQVEAMTLAQRVMVMNKGVAEQIGTPVDVYEKPASRFVASFIGSPAMNLLEGRVNAEGTHFDVDGGLALPLGRLHKTLAGRKVTLGIRPEHIALSSQAAGGVPLPLDTLEMLGADNLAHGRWGSQKVVARLAHQERPQPGTPIWLHLPENHLHFFDGETGQRL, encoded by the coding sequence ATGGCAGGTTTAAAACTTCAGGCGGTGACCAAAAGCTGGGACAACGGCAAAACGCAGGTGATCCAGCCGCTGACGGTCGATGTGGCCGATGGCGAGTTTATCGTGATGGTTGGCCCGTCCGGCTGCGGTAAATCCACGCTGCTGCGTATGGTGGCGGGGCTTGAGCGTGTGACCAGCGGCGATATCTGGATAGACCGCCAGCGCGTTACCGAAATGGAACCCAAAGAGCGCGGCATCGCGATGGTGTTTCAGAACTACGCGCTCTACCCGCACATGAACGTGGAAGAGAACATGGCCTGGGGCCTGAAAATTCGCGGCATGGGCAAAGCGCATATCGACGAGCGCGTCAAAGAGGCAGCGCGCATTCTGGAGCTCGACGGGCTGCTGAAACGCCGCCCGCGCGAGCTCTCCGGCGGCCAGCGCCAGCGCGTGGCGATGGGCCGTGCCATCGTGCGCGATCCGGCGGTGTTTCTCTTTGACGAACCGCTCTCTAACCTCGACGCCAAACTGCGCGTGCAGATGCGCCTTGAGCTGCAACAGCTGCACCGCCGCCTGCGCACCACGTCGCTGTACGTCACACACGATCAGGTGGAGGCGATGACGCTTGCCCAGCGCGTGATGGTGATGAACAAAGGCGTGGCGGAGCAGATAGGCACGCCGGTCGACGTCTACGAAAAGCCCGCCAGCCGCTTTGTGGCGAGCTTTATCGGCAGCCCGGCGATGAACCTGCTGGAAGGGCGGGTGAATGCCGAGGGGACCCATTTCGACGTGGACGGCGGTCTTGCGCTGCCGCTCGGACGGCTGCATAAAACCCTCGCCGGGCGCAAAGTGACGCTGGGTATCCGCCCGGAACATATTGCGTTAAGCTCACAGGCCGCAGGCGGCGTGCCGCTGCCGCTCGATACGCTGGAGATGCTGGGGGCCGATAACCTCGCGCATGGCCGCTGGGGCAGCCAGAAAGTGGTGGCGCGCCTCGCGCATCAGGAGCGTCCGCAGCCGGGCACCCCAATCTGGCTGCACCTGCCGGAAAACCATCTGCACTTCTTTGACGGTGAAACAGGACAACGACTATGA